GAGTGGGCGTTAGTGACTCAAAGCGCGTTCAACAGTTACATGTATGACTTACATCCTCAACTCGAGATATTAACGACGTCATTTCTAACCAGCAACCCCAGTTCATGGTGTACTTGTGCACGCTTCGGATAAAGTATTCTAATGCCTTATCATCGTTCTTTTCCTTGGCGAGTACCATTCCATATCTGTTGAAGGTGGTTAGTTGAGTAATTATAGAAACAATAATTTCAGCACTCACAAATATTCAAGCCACCCCTGACTGCCCAAcacttcatcgtcttctgtgGTCCTCTCCTCAAACCAAGTCGCCAGAAAGTGGCCTATCACAAGCAACTGCTTGTTTGTCACTGTTCCAAGATCCTGAGGGCCCATAACCATCTCGGAATCTTCGTTTCTGCGCTTTTCTCCTGACATGAACTTGGCGTAGAGTGCTAGGAATAGACTCTTCTGGCTGAGCTTGGGAAGGGGCACCGCTGCCTCAGACGCTTTGCTTTTGCCCTTGCCGGCTGCGGAAGATGCGGAAGCATGGTCTACTCGCGAGGCAAGGACGCTGGAAAGGAGCGAGTCTGGAAGAAATACTGCAGCGCATCGATCGTATTCTCGGCAGTCGAATAGAGATTTGGCCAAGAGGTACTTGCTCAGCTCTCTAGCCTCGAGTATTGCTTCTTCCGGGTCGTTGTTGGCGGCGAATATGGGAGAGACATGACTAGGATCTGCGGgattgatgttttcttcgtcatcatcggtTTCGGGAAGCGCATTCAGTAGTTCAGCGGCCCTGGTATCGTTAGTTTATGTGGTGGCGGGACCTATTGATGGGAGGGTTGTACCATTTTGAAGACTGATACAAGCATCTTTCCGAACATTTGACTACGGCGTCTTGTAGTGCAGCGCGCAACTGTGAGATTTCGTGGGCGCTGAGAACCATGGTTTGTTGTTTTGAAGTGTTGGTGGGGTAGCTTTGAGAAGGAACAAAAGCCCAAAAACGAATGCGCAGACGCGCTGTGTTCCAAGAGCTAGAATTTCACTGACTTAGAGCTTGAGATAAGCCTAAAGGTACTCGAGACACAAGAATTGggcgttgttgagggtcaTGGGGTGAGGACTGAAGGTATCATGAGCATGACCGCTTAGTGTTtggcttccatcatgtcaaCATCTTAGGCGCGCATCACAGGTCCGTGCTTCTATCATCAAACACTGTCCCTCGACACTGTATGCAGTACAAAACGAATATTAATGTGAACCAAAGCCGTTGAACTTGTCATGCGTCATTGGTAGTACAATAATTTCAAAATTTgctgctgaacaagaagaaagtgTCTCGTGATATAGAAAGCATTTGTTTCTACTGATCGGTCTGACCAATATTGCAGCCATCCACTTCCATCCACTTACACTCATTTCCAACGTTAGATGTTGTGTCACAACGGCTCCAGTAGAAACTCAGATTGGCCAATACTCCGAAGGTCTGGTGAAACAAAGAATAAATTATCAGCTTTCTCAACGGGTACAAAATTTTATTCACATCGGTCCAGAGCTGAATGGTCTTATCATGGTGTAGCTTGTCATGGAAACAGGGATAGCATTGTAGAATAAAGTCGAGTctgatctccttgatcatgccTAATTGTCTGGCAAGATAAATAAGTTCTATTGCTCGTCGTTGATTGGCACGGGATTGCTAAGGATTCTGTGTTCGGATATGTGCTTCGCCTCTGAATCTACAAGCCGCATATTGTTGAGAGCCACAAtcaactttgacaagaaCCAATCTACATCATGTACCCAAACAGAGCGGTCCGCATATTCCCATGTTTGATGTGTTGGACACCAGATGTCAAGTGCCCAAACTACGTGTTCCTCAAGCGAAGCATCTGTGTCGATTGCGAGGTAAAATAAACCCATTCACATCCAATCCCTTCCCCACGCCCGGCCAAGTTGCACAATCTAAGATCTTATTCAGAGAATGCGTAGGCAGTTCGGTGAAAACGAGCAGATTGCCTCACAAGTCCACGAGACCCTTGTGCGATACCTTCTCGATAAGTATTCCGAGAAGGGGGGTATCACCTACGAAAAGATCAACGCGTACATCACAAGTGCGAGAGAAGTCAACGTGGACAACATTCTAACTATGGCGCTGGACTACATCTTTCGTAACTTTGGCGAACTGTATCATGCGGTTTGTGATGCCGTCGAAACGGCAAGGGATAGGGGTCCTGTGCGATGGACGCCAGGCAACTTGGTCGAAAGACTCGAGAGggtgaagaaggagcaaGAATGGGGACAAAGGGGAGGTTATATGGATGAGCGATAATGAAGTCGTTAGGCAAGATCAGTTTTTGGAATGGGCGTTCCAGAACTTGCTGTTGTGGATTCAGAACCGTTATCTTTTAGAGCTGGGGTTCGGTGGAAACGTTCGAGCTGTCAACTTTATTTTATATCTCATCGAGTCACGGCATGTCCGTaccatccatcttctctaAGTAGACTTTGCCCAATAGCCTACGCCAGTGGTATCACAGGAACTGAACCAGTCGTTGAGAAGCTTTCTGGATACACTCATGCCAACTGATAACGTTTTATTTAAAGGCAGTGTAATCTCTGCTAGAGCTGTGCTCTGTACACTCTCGTCTTCACCAATCTTTGCAGATCTGGCACAGAATACTCTCTGACCAATGGAATGGGACGAGTGGCCAAGTCAAACAGCATGTATCACAGCGCTCGAATGGCTGTGAATATCAGCGATGTCCCACAGAACAAACGTCAGTTACAACATTGTACAATCTTCTGCAGCACGTGCGAACCGAATCATCACGGTGCCAATGCCCGTCACCGTCGGCGAGGGAGACGTGGTATAAGAGCGAGCGCACAAGACATGCCATGGAGGAGAGAGTTCAACCTTTGGCCAAGCATGTCTCAAGAAAGCAGTAACTCCGTAAGCGATATATCGAACCCAATCCTCGCCGAAGAGgtagaaaagaaacaaagccCGCAGAAGATTATGCGTTGGCCCTGTAATCACCACTGGGGTAGCAGGAAGTGTAACGAATATGTCGACTCCTTGGGAGCAAAGTGCCTGGACTGCACGGTATGTACATGCGCGTGCATGTTCCTGTGAGTAGCCGTCATTGATGAGACGTTATTGACAAGACACGCCAATCCAGAATCGCAAGGACATGGACAGTACGCCAACGCATACTCGATTTGCGCATATGTACGATGTGGAGCAATTTGTTGAAGGGTTTCGCAATGCAGGACTCAATGCAGCGTGCGTcgttgagatgatgaaggacGGCGCATCGGAAAAGGCACTGCGTGAAGCATTATGCGTGGTTCAGGAGAACGATGCTGCATGGTATGATAGGATCAAGTATGTTGTCCCACAGGGGATTAGTCGGTACAAAGCAGAGGAAGCAAAAGGTGAGGAGCTGATGTATGCACAAAGCAGGTAGACATGGAGTTTGGAGCTATAAGCCCAAGCGTGACGTGGGGTACAGAAATCTTGACAATTTCAAAGACAAAATAATTTAACTATTTATTTTATACTGCCTTGTTTTCAGGCCCTCCAATAGAAAAGAGCCTCATGGCAAAGAAACATTGCAAATGCTGTTGGCTAGCTGGGTAGGCCTAGAAATGTATGGAGAACGGGCCCTTTATGTTGTATTCTCACCGTTGGATAAATCCCCAACTGCCGCTAATTTTCCCAATTCTCACCGCCTAGTTAGGTCCCCTGGTCCCTTAAACTTTGCCATGTTGGTCCTCACCGAACAAATCAAGAGTGGACAgcccctcctcctccaattCGCGAATAGAATAAGGAAAGAGGGGCAGCAGTCCGGGAGCCCCTCCTACCTCCTACTAAAAGATATTAGACTGAATGTCCGGTAATTATCGTGCATATTCCGTTGTCCACTGAGTACCTGTTGCTACCTATACTGTAGTTGATCAACTCCGATTCTaatttccttctttccttcctaCTCAAAAAGTGGTCTTTCAGCTactcttgtttctttctttatccTCTCTCTACCTCAACTACTCACACAAATCACCAACAATGGCTAAACAAACTACCCTCGACGAGTTCAACGCCGTCTTCCCCAAGCTCGAGGAGGTTCTCCTCGACCATGCTCGCTCTTACAAGCTCCCCCAGGAGCAGCTTGACTGGTACAAGAAGGTAAGTACCGGACATGAAGCTATTCCCAACTTTCGTAAAGCTTAGTAGCTAACATGCCACTTCAAAGTCTCTCGAGGCCAACCCTCTCGGCGGAAAATGCAACCGCGGCATGTCCGTCCCCGATTCCgtctctctcctcctcgagaAGCCCCTTACTGAGGAGCAATACTTCCAGGCCGCTACTCTCGGCTGGATGACAGAGCTCCTCCAGGCTTTCTTCCTCGTTTCCGACGATATCATGGACTCCAGCATCACCCGTCGTGGCCAGCCCTGCTGGTACCGTCAGGAGGGTGTTGGCATGATCGCCATTAACGACGCCTTTATGCTCGAGATGGCCATCTAcactcttctcaagaagtACTTCCGCACCCACCCTGCCTACGTCGACCTCATCGAGCTGTTCCACGAGACCACCTTCCAGACCGAGCTCGGCCAGCTGTGTGACTTGCTCACCGCCCCTGAGGACAatgtcaaccttgacaacttctcCCTCGAGAAGTAcagcttcatcgtcatctaCAAGACCGCCTACTACTCCTTCTACCTCCCTGTTGCGCTTGCCCTCCACCAGCTCAACCTCGCCACCCCCAGCAACCTCAAGCAAGCTGAGGATATCCTCATCCCTCTCGGAGAGTACTTCCAGATCCAGGACGACTACCTTGACAACTTTGGCAAGCCCGAACACATTGGCAAGATTGGTACCGAtatcaaggacaacaagTGCTCTTGGCTCGTGAACCAGGCTCTTGCCGTTGCCACCCCCGAGCAGcgcaagatccttgaggagaACTACGGCCGCAAggacgatgccaaggagctggtcgtcaagaagctctACGACGACCTGAAGCTTGAGCAGCTCTACCTCGACTACGAGGAGAAGGTTGTTGGCCAGATCCGCGAGCGCATTGCCAACATTGACGAGAGCGGTGGCCTCAAGAAGACCGTGTTTGAGGCCTTCCTCGCCAAGATCTACAAGCGCAGCAAGTAAACTGGATCTTTCAATTAATAATGCGAAAATTTATATCTGATAAAGAGAACGTGAGAGAGATGGTTGAAGTGCCAAAGTTGTTTGTCTAGCGAAATCACAGATGTGTATGCATCACTACCGTATAGACCAGAGATACCTCTAATGAAATGAATcaagataaaaaaaaaacagtcTTTCAATGATGTCAATTTCAAGAAAATAAAGTGTAGTGCCGTTGAATTCTAAATAAAAGGATGGTACCAGCCCATCTTGTTGTGCCCAGTATCGTCTCGGTCATGAGCTTCAGATAAATATTTTTGGTACTCCCAATAAAGAACTCCCAAATACAAATAAGACAGTTATGAGCTGAACCAGTAGTAATGCCTGATTGTAGTTGACAGGCCCGATGTCAATCCATCTATCCAACGTTTCCAAATCTTCACCTACATGATTCTCAGTTTAGTTGGCTTTTTCAACATAGGAACCACGAACTCATGACATAGATATCCTTCGACTTCAAACCCAGAGGCATAACTGCGTAAAATCATAACGACATTCAGCGCGTCAACTATGAATAGCAAGGGAGTCCAGGGTTGACTTAAATCCTCGACGGTTGACCAACTGTCCCGGCACGGTCAATCAAAGGTCCTCGTGGACGAGGATCACGACCACGGGACTGATCCATCGGTGCCGTCATCTCTCGACGCAAAGAGCGAATTGGCACAGGGGGGATAGGAGGAGCATGGCTTGGTGGCGGCTGCATTCCTGCAGTGGATCGGCTCCGAGGACGACTGCCCATGCTCATGGTAGAGGATGATTGAGGGACCTGGTTGATGAGACCAGAAGTGCTGCGGGTGTTGAACATGTTATTGTTTTGACCACCTGTGGCAAGGCTAATTAGAGGGCCACCTGTCGGGGCTTTGACACCGTGACCCTTATTTTTTTCACGCCAACGAGGTGGTTCTGGGAAACTGTTGGTCAGATTGACCAATGGTTGTGGCATATCAGGAACCTTCTCGACCATCGGCCGTCGGTTTGTATCCCGAAGGGATTTACTGCGGTAGCTtggccgagaaggctggtTTGTATCTACAGGAAACCATGACTTCGAGTCTGTAGAGATTTCCTTGGGGGTTGCAGGTGAGAGCATACCGCCGTTCAATAACGAGGGACCCTCTGTGAAAGCTGCGTTTGTCGAAATGTAACTGTTATCGACTGGCATCTTCTCATGAACCTTGCGCTTCTGCTCGTAGCCCCGGCCCAGAAGCGATGCCCCCTTTGTGAAAGCGGAGTTCGTAGTGACAGGACTGGCCACGGGTGCTCGTTCTGCTACCTTGAGTTTTTCCTCGTAGCCTTGGCCTAGCAGTCCAGCAGGAGAGAACTGGTTATTGTCAAGTGGTGGTGACCTATGCTTGTTATGTACCGATTTGGACTTGGACAAGGCATTTGGTTGTTTGCAAGTGGCTTTACGAACGAGCCCAGTCTTGAACTCCGGATCGGAGTCAGgctcgttcttgttgtccaGATCCTTGCCAAACTCCTCTAGAGGCTTGTCAAATCGGTCCATATCAAGGAGTGGCTGAAAAGCGCCTATTGTGTATGGAGTCTCGTCGACAGAGACTTGAGTGCTATGTCCTTTGGCAGCTGTACTCCTCGATCTGGACATAGCCTTTGGAGATGTACTGTTGCCAAAGCCCATAGATATTTGAGAtgccttgtcctttttgtcttttttctcgaAGTCAACTTGCTTGTTGACCAAATACCAACTTCGCCAGCGTTGCACATGCTCCAAGAAGCGCTTGGCAAGTTGTCCATCTTCAGCACAGAAGAAGTGGACGAAATTCTCGCCATTGGGGAAAACAAAGGTCTTCTGCTGGCTCTTTACAGCATAACAGAAGCGCCGTGGTGCTTTTAAATGACGCCTGGCTTCGCTCTCCCTTGGCGTGTAAATATCGAAATCCGACAAATGACACAGAACAGTGCTATCCTTGTCTGAAGTCTTTGAGTCGGGCTTCTTCGAAGCAAACATCTGACCGGATTCTAGCAGAGTGATCCATCGTTTGTTCCACTTGCCCGGTCTTGATGAATGGTACATTTGCAAAGTGAAGCCAGGAGGAGGTGTTGGACTCCGTGGCACTGATTTGATGTCAAGGTCGGGATCATCGCTTTGCGAAATATCGTTAGTAACAACCAGGAGTGAGTTTTGCTGGTCACGGTCCCATGAATTCATGACATCACGGATGCGCTCGTAACGGCGAAGGCGTCGCTCGAGACCTAGTTCATCGTAGCATTCGATCAAAACGCTGGCCTTGGGGTCAATGTCATGACTTGTCAGGTTGGCAGTCGAATAGATAATGTCTACAGGAGAAGTGTCGGTATTGACGGGTAGGTTGATCACGGAAGAGAGGCATCGCACACAAACACGCTGGGCAAGAATCACCATGTTAGTTACCTGTAGCGCAATATGTAAAGTAGCATGAGAAACTCACCCTTTCACCTCCGTTGCTGGCAGAAGCTGGTGCATCGGTACCTGGCACTATGCCTTTGCCTCCCTGCTTTATGAAGCTCATTTTTTCTGGCAAAGAAGATTCCTCAGGACTGTTGGAACGGCTGAAATCTAATGAAGAGATGGTCGGTGCCCCGGGGTTTGGCGTGCTGGGTTGACTTGCTACAGCATTCGATCGCCTGGCAAGGTAGAAAAGCTTGTCAAGGACAGAAAACCGTGGGAATCTCGGAGAAGGGATGAGAGGTTGTGCTTGCACGCGCGCGAGGTCACACTTCTTCTGCTCAGCGCT
This is a stretch of genomic DNA from Fusarium graminearum PH-1 chromosome 4, whole genome shotgun sequence. It encodes these proteins:
- a CDS encoding farnesyl pyrophosphate synthetase — protein: MAKQTTLDEFNAVFPKLEEVLLDHARSYKLPQEQLDWYKKSLEANPLGGKCNRGMSVPDSVSLLLEKPLTEEQYFQAATLGWMTELLQAFFLVSDDIMDSSITRRGQPCWYRQEGVGMIAINDAFMLEMAIYTLLKKYFRTHPAYVDLIELFHETTFQTELGQLCDLLTAPEDNVNLDNFSLEKYSFIVIYKTAYYSFYLPVALALHQLNLATPSNLKQAEDILIPLGEYFQIQDDYLDNFGKPEHIGKIGTDIKDNKCSWLVNQALAVATPEQRKILEENYGRKDDAKELVVKKLYDDLKLEQLYLDYEEKVVGQIRERIANIDESGGLKKTVFEAFLAKIYKRSK